In a genomic window of Erigeron canadensis isolate Cc75 chromosome 5, C_canadensis_v1, whole genome shotgun sequence:
- the LOC122600534 gene encoding uncharacterized protein LOC122600534 isoform X1, with protein sequence MSKIWSRLSAMFRNRTFIGADKSGNQYYVRTEQIDGIMKEKRWVEFKGEVDSTSIPVEWICWLNGQRKIAPTPEEMAMLEARRQRVKENVALLKKEEEERKAREGSSRKITSIGKGDGPDLKSFIQQLPVSSEADQSGEESEATSSKWSTKKQEEKEVPEQKPESAEPTGSGASFRPGTWQPPT encoded by the exons atgtcaaaaatatgGTCAAGATTATCTGCGATGTTCAGAAATCGGACATTTATTGGAGCCGATAAATCCGGAAATCAATATTATGTTCGTACTGAACAGATCGACGGTATCA TGAAAGAGAAACGGTGGGTGGAGTTTAAAGGGGAAGTTGATTCGACCTCCATACCTG TTGAATGGATATGTTGGCTGAATGGGCAGCGTAAGATAGCTCCAACGCCAGAG GAGATGGCTATGCTGGAGGCAAGGCGTCAACGAGTTAAAGAAAATGTTGCCC TTCTCAAGAAGGAAGAGGAAGAAAGGAAAGCCAGAGAAGGCAGTAGTCGTAAAATAACAAGCATAG GTAAAGGTGATGGCCCAGATTTAAAAAGTTTCATTCAACAACTCCCAGTTTCCTCAGAAG CTGACCAGTCTGGGGAAGAATCTGAAGCAACAAGTAGCAAGTG GAGTACCAAGAAACAAGAGGAGAAAGAAGTCCCTGAACAAAAGCCAGA GTCAGCAGAGCCAACAGGATCAGGTGCCTCATTTAGACCAGGAACATGGCAACCTCCTACCTGA
- the LOC122600534 gene encoding uncharacterized protein LOC122600534 isoform X2 produces MFVLNRSTVSVMKEKRWVEFKGEVDSTSIPVEWICWLNGQRKIAPTPEEMAMLEARRQRVKENVALLKKEEEERKAREGSSRKITSIGKGDGPDLKSFIQQLPVSSEADQSGEESEATSSKWSTKKQEEKEVPEQKPESAEPTGSGASFRPGTWQPPT; encoded by the exons ATGTTCGTACTGAACAGATCGACGGTATCAGTAA TGAAAGAGAAACGGTGGGTGGAGTTTAAAGGGGAAGTTGATTCGACCTCCATACCTG TTGAATGGATATGTTGGCTGAATGGGCAGCGTAAGATAGCTCCAACGCCAGAG GAGATGGCTATGCTGGAGGCAAGGCGTCAACGAGTTAAAGAAAATGTTGCCC TTCTCAAGAAGGAAGAGGAAGAAAGGAAAGCCAGAGAAGGCAGTAGTCGTAAAATAACAAGCATAG GTAAAGGTGATGGCCCAGATTTAAAAAGTTTCATTCAACAACTCCCAGTTTCCTCAGAAG CTGACCAGTCTGGGGAAGAATCTGAAGCAACAAGTAGCAAGTG GAGTACCAAGAAACAAGAGGAGAAAGAAGTCCCTGAACAAAAGCCAGA GTCAGCAGAGCCAACAGGATCAGGTGCCTCATTTAGACCAGGAACATGGCAACCTCCTACCTGA
- the LOC122601599 gene encoding uncharacterized protein LOC122601599 translates to MSGYIPLEVQVEIIERISDVKSLIKFRSVSKPLKSVIDSPKFIAGFHTRHHNHRLLCRVNVDSEEKYVSFVDDDSFPHQHNIGTTLKIIHRESLLEKIITTTSQGLICLYTTPASPPGTKSVLLWNPAIRKSVHIDVPNVLFIKYRYKTVIGFGVSPHTNDPMLLKIICITGYKSDAISCIPMQVEVFTLSTGLWRSLGTNLPHKSIEFSDYT, encoded by the coding sequence atgtcTGGTTACATACCATTGGAAGTCCAAGTGGAAATCATAGAAAGGATTTCAGATGTGAAATCATTGATAAAATTCAGATCAGTTTCGAAGCCGTTGAAGTCTGTCATCGACAGCCCCAAGTTTATTGCTGGTTTCCACACTCGTCATCATAATCATCGTCTCCTTTGTAGGGTAAATGTCGATTCCGAAGAAAAATATGTTTCATTTGTGGACGATGATAGTTTCCCGCACCAACACAACATAGGTACGACTCTTAAAATAATTCACCGTGAATCTTTATTAGAAAAGATAATTACGACAACTTCTCAAGGCTTGATCTGCTTGTACACTACGCCTGCAAGCCCACCCGGAACAAAGAGTGTGCTTTTATGGAATCCTGCCATTAGAAAATCGGTTCATATTGATGTGCCTaatgttttgtttattaaatatagatataaaactGTTATTGGTTTCGGGGTCTCTCCCCACACCAACGACCCTATGCTTCTCAAGATTATATGCATCACTGGGTATAAATCCGATGCTATAAGTTGCATCCCCATGCAGGTTGAGGTCTTTACATTAAGCACAGGGTTATGGAGAAGTTTGGGTACTAACCTTCCTCATAAATCTATTGAGTTCTCGGACTATACATAG
- the LOC122600060 gene encoding geranylgeranyl pyrophosphate synthase, chloroplastic/chromoplastic-like: MPRLHLANISRIFNPTALLAYRKTTIVADVAQNLSYLDSIHSDIDSYLKKTITIREPLSVFEPMHHLTFATPKTTASALCVAACELVGGNREDAIVAASAIHLMHAAMYAHEHLLIKGRVGPKDIIPHQFGPNIELLIGDGILPFGFELLAGCNSASNNSEKILRVIIEITRAMGAEGMIDDNQEIDPLIRQPSRQLHGCGAKCGAILGGGNDEEIERLKRYGVCIGKIQRLLSEMEWNERIKVESIEKLKVLALQELENFDSKKVEQISSIIGV, encoded by the coding sequence ATGCCCCGACTTCATCTAGCAAATATCAGCCGTATATTTAACCCAACGGCACTCTTGGCTTACCGAAAAACTACAATAGTTGCCGATGTGGCACAAAATCTATCATACTTGGATTCCATCCATTCTGATATCGACTCCTACTTGAAAAAAACAATCACAATCCGTGAACCTTTATCGGTTTTCGAACCAATGCACCATTTGACTTttgctacaccaaaaacaacgGCATCTGCTCTGTGTGTCGCCGCTTGTGAGCTAGTTGGCGGCAACAGAGAAGATGCTATTGTGGCTGCGTCAGCAATTCACTTGATGCATGCGGCCATGTATGCCCATGAGCATCTCTTGATAAAGGGCCGAGTTGGGCCCAAAGACATAATCCCACACCAGTTTGGCCCAAACATTGAGCTTCTCATTGGTGATGGGATTTTGCCTTTTGGATTTGAGTTACTTGCTGGGTGTAACTCAGCAAGTAACAATTCTGAGAAGATATTAAGGGTGATCATAGAAATTACCCGTGCTATGGGCGCCGAAGGAATGATCGACGACAATCAAGAAATAGACCCGTTGATTAGACAACCATCTCGACAACTCCACGGGTGTGGGGCGAAGTGTGGAGCCATATTGGGAGGTGGGAACGATGAAGAGATCGAACGGTTGAAAAGATATGGGGTCTGTATAGGAAAGATTCAACGATTATTAAGTGAAATGGAATGGAATGAAAGAATCAAAGTGGAATCGATAGAGAAATTGAAGGTTTTGGCTC